One Fuerstiella marisgermanici DNA window includes the following coding sequences:
- the secY gene encoding preprotein translocase subunit SecY translates to MFSKLLTVFRVPELRQKILLTLGLLAVYRMGFSITLPFIDHDAIREATAAGGGGGLSDMLKMVQVFSASNITNGSIFGLGIMPYITASIVFQLLGTVYPPLEQLQKEGESGRRKLNEYTRYATVIICLLQSFFLLKGLAGGQVTGQGIVLDEYSSFGWILVGTLVMTSGTVFLMWIGEQIDAYGIGNGISLLIMAGILAQMPGTAGGFLTRFLDGGLQLGGGQGVEILLVLAVLFVAVIWGVVYITQGQRKIPIQSAKHVRGRKVMGGQRQWLPLRVNQAGVMPIIFASSLLLLPFFIFNQLAAIWHGNAVLDQLKQAFNPGQGFVYNLFYVILIYFFCYFWTAITFNPKDMSENLKDSGSFIPGYRPGGRTASHLEQVMMRITYVGAAFLAVIAVFPTVISTTLTGDYAIASFFGGTGLLIIVSVALDLVQKIDSHLVMRNYSGLLDTED, encoded by the coding sequence ATGTTCTCCAAATTACTAACAGTATTCCGTGTACCGGAACTCCGTCAGAAGATTCTGCTGACCCTTGGGTTGCTTGCAGTTTATCGGATGGGGTTTTCGATCACGCTGCCGTTTATTGACCACGATGCGATTCGCGAAGCGACCGCAGCAGGTGGCGGTGGCGGTTTGAGTGACATGTTGAAGATGGTGCAGGTCTTTTCGGCCTCCAACATCACCAACGGTTCGATCTTCGGTTTGGGCATTATGCCCTATATCACCGCATCAATCGTATTTCAGCTGTTGGGCACCGTGTATCCGCCGTTGGAACAACTTCAGAAGGAAGGCGAGTCCGGACGTCGGAAGTTGAATGAATATACTAGGTATGCAACTGTTATCATTTGCCTGCTGCAAAGCTTCTTTCTGCTGAAAGGATTGGCGGGCGGACAAGTGACAGGTCAGGGCATCGTGCTCGATGAATACAGCAGTTTTGGTTGGATTCTGGTTGGCACGCTCGTGATGACGTCGGGCACCGTGTTCTTGATGTGGATCGGTGAGCAAATCGACGCCTATGGAATCGGTAACGGAATCAGCTTACTGATTATGGCGGGTATTCTGGCTCAAATGCCGGGCACCGCTGGCGGATTCTTGACTCGGTTTCTGGATGGCGGATTGCAGCTCGGCGGCGGGCAGGGCGTTGAAATCCTGTTGGTGCTCGCGGTTCTGTTTGTTGCAGTAATTTGGGGTGTTGTTTACATCACTCAGGGACAACGTAAGATTCCAATTCAAAGCGCTAAGCACGTCCGTGGTCGCAAGGTTATGGGCGGGCAGCGACAGTGGCTGCCGTTGCGAGTCAACCAGGCCGGCGTGATGCCCATCATTTTCGCGTCCAGCTTACTGTTGTTGCCATTTTTCATATTCAACCAGTTGGCGGCGATTTGGCATGGAAATGCCGTGCTCGACCAGTTAAAGCAGGCATTCAATCCCGGACAGGGATTTGTTTACAACCTGTTTTACGTCATTCTGATTTACTTTTTCTGCTACTTCTGGACAGCAATCACATTCAACCCCAAGGACATGTCTGAGAACCTGAAAGACAGCGGAAGCTTCATTCCAGGTTATCGTCCCGGTGGTCGTACGGCGTCGCATCTTGAGCAGGTGATGATGAGAATCACTTACGTCGGTGCCGCGTTTTTGGCAGTGATTGCGGTTTTTCCGACAGTTATCTCCACGACTCTGACCGGCGATTACGCCATTGCGAGCTTCTTCGGTGGCACGGGGCTGTTGATTATTGTTTCTGTGGCATTGGACCTGGTCCAGAAGATCGATTCGCATTTGGTGATGCGGAACTATTCTGGCTTGTTGGACACTGAAGATTAG
- the rpsM gene encoding 30S ribosomal protein S13, producing the protein MPRVLGVDIPNNKPTYIALTYLFGVGRVLAVNICYELGIDPQTRASDLSEDDVSRITNHLDKNYTVEGPLRRKVQQDIGRLREIQCYRGLRHRRGLPVRGQRTKTNARTRKGRKKTVAGKKGVKDMKH; encoded by the coding sequence ATGCCTCGTGTTCTCGGTGTGGACATCCCGAACAACAAGCCAACGTACATTGCGTTGACCTACCTTTTTGGTGTGGGCCGCGTGTTGGCTGTCAATATCTGCTACGAACTGGGGATCGATCCTCAGACACGTGCCAGCGATCTTTCCGAAGACGACGTCAGCCGGATCACCAACCACCTCGACAAAAACTACACGGTGGAAGGTCCGCTACGGCGAAAAGTCCAGCAGGACATTGGCCGGTTGCGTGAAATTCAGTGTTACCGCGGACTGCGACATCGCCGTGGGCTGCCAGTTCGCGGTCAGCGGACGAAAACTAATGCCCGTACAAGGAAGGGTCGTAAGAAGACAGTTGCTGGTAAGAAGGGTGTGAAGGATATGAAGCACTAA
- the rplO gene encoding 50S ribosomal protein L15 gives MILNDVHTGIQKRKPRKRIGRGPGSGHGKTSGRGHNGYFSRSGSRRRQGFEGGQMPLFRRVAKRGFNNAAFADTVVIINVGQLEKAFDDGADVTIESLVKRGLIPGRHDALKVLGDGELSKKFTVKAHRFSKSAEQKIVAAGGKFELV, from the coding sequence ATGATTTTGAATGACGTTCATACAGGTATTCAGAAACGCAAGCCACGCAAGCGTATCGGTCGAGGTCCGGGATCAGGCCACGGCAAGACCAGTGGTCGCGGCCATAATGGCTACTTTAGCCGGTCGGGATCTCGACGTCGCCAGGGTTTCGAAGGCGGTCAGATGCCTTTGTTTCGCCGCGTCGCGAAGCGAGGTTTCAATAACGCTGCATTCGCTGACACAGTAGTCATCATCAATGTTGGCCAGCTGGAGAAAGCGTTTGACGATGGGGCTGACGTCACTATTGAGTCTTTGGTAAAACGCGGACTTATCCCAGGGCGACACGACGCATTGAAGGTATTGGGCGACGGCGAACTTTCTAAGAAGTTCACTGTGAAAGCTCACCGCTTTTCAAAGAGTGCAGAACAGAAAATTGTCGCAGCTGGTGGCAAGTTTGAATTGGTTTAA
- the rplR gene encoding 50S ribosomal protein L18: MKTQKRLAQRSKRRGFRVRNRVRRDAHGRPRLSVFKSNRHIYAQIIDDAQGRTLVAASTLESAVAGAGKVAGTCEMAETVGKLIGERAKEKGIESVVFDRGPFRYHGRVAALAEAARAQGLTF, encoded by the coding sequence ATGAAAACTCAAAAGCGATTGGCGCAACGTTCAAAGCGACGTGGATTCCGAGTTCGGAACCGCGTTAGACGTGACGCGCATGGGCGGCCTCGACTGTCGGTGTTCAAGAGCAACCGACATATCTACGCGCAAATTATCGATGACGCACAGGGACGCACACTCGTTGCGGCCAGCACTCTCGAGTCGGCTGTTGCTGGCGCAGGAAAAGTGGCTGGGACCTGCGAGATGGCGGAAACCGTGGGGAAACTCATCGGTGAGCGTGCCAAGGAAAAAGGCATTGAGTCCGTCGTGTTCGATCGCGGCCCGTTTCGTTATCATGGCCGCGTGGCTGCGTTGGCGGAAGCCGCACGTGCACAGGGTTTGACTTTCTAA
- a CDS encoding type Z 30S ribosomal protein S14 — protein MASKAKIEKSKRTPKFSSRIEHRCNLCGRPRAVYRKFKVCRICFRDLCLDGLVPGARKASW, from the coding sequence ATGGCAAGTAAAGCAAAGATCGAAAAATCAAAACGCACACCGAAGTTCAGCAGTCGGATTGAGCATCGGTGTAATCTTTGCGGTCGTCCCCGGGCTGTTTACCGCAAATTCAAAGTGTGCCGAATCTGCTTCCGCGACTTGTGCCTTGACGGCCTTGTTCCGGGTGCTCGTAAAGCGAGCTGGTAG
- the rpsK gene encoding 30S ribosomal protein S11, producing MAKGKTKKRVRRNVTKGVAFIKATFNNTIVTMTDINGDVLCWATAGTVGFKGSRKSTPFAAQRASETVAERAAKFGVKEIEIRVKGPGSGRESAITGLQSSGITVRSIEDVTPLPHNGCRPPKKRRV from the coding sequence GTGGCTAAGGGTAAGACTAAAAAAAGAGTTCGTCGTAACGTGACGAAGGGTGTTGCATTTATTAAGGCGACATTCAACAACACGATTGTGACAATGACTGACATTAACGGCGATGTGCTTTGTTGGGCAACCGCCGGTACTGTGGGCTTCAAGGGTAGCAGAAAAAGCACGCCGTTTGCGGCTCAACGGGCATCTGAGACGGTTGCTGAGCGAGCTGCGAAGTTCGGTGTGAAAGAAATTGAAATTCGCGTGAAAGGCCCAGGCTCAGGTCGTGAAAGTGCGATCACTGGTCTTCAGTCTTCCGGCATTACTGTACGTTCCATCGAAGATGTGACTCCGCTGCCGCACAACGGCTGTCGTCCACCTAAAAAGCGCCGCGTTTGA
- the rplF gene encoding 50S ribosomal protein L6, which translates to MSRIGRKPISFPADVAVAMNGQQVHVKGPKGELRFDPHPNMSITVNDGDRLVQVNRPDDTRENRALHGLTRTLVQNMVDGVTKPFERRLTIVGVGYNASLAGNKLSLQVGFANTVVLEVPEGVTVDVPAPTSVIVRSADKQAVGQFAANVRSVRPPEPYKGKGIRYENEQVRRKAGKAFGSK; encoded by the coding sequence ATGTCTCGAATTGGAAGAAAACCTATCAGCTTTCCGGCCGACGTGGCAGTGGCCATGAATGGCCAGCAAGTCCATGTTAAGGGACCGAAGGGTGAGCTGAGATTTGACCCGCATCCCAACATGTCAATCACCGTCAATGATGGTGACCGACTGGTGCAGGTGAACCGTCCGGACGACACTCGTGAAAACCGAGCGTTGCATGGACTGACGCGAACCTTGGTTCAGAATATGGTGGACGGCGTCACCAAGCCTTTCGAACGTCGATTGACGATCGTTGGCGTCGGGTACAATGCGTCACTTGCTGGTAACAAACTTTCATTGCAGGTTGGGTTTGCCAACACCGTCGTTCTGGAAGTTCCGGAAGGCGTCACTGTCGATGTGCCAGCTCCTACCAGTGTGATCGTTCGAAGTGCTGACAAGCAGGCCGTTGGTCAGTTTGCAGCAAATGTTCGATCGGTACGTCCGCCTGAGCCATACAAGGGTAAGGGCATTCGGTACGAAAACGAGCAGGTTCGCCGCAAAGCCGGTAAAGCCTTTGGTTCCAAATAG
- the rpmJ gene encoding 50S ribosomal protein L36: MKVRSSVKRICEHCKTVRRRGRAYVICSANPRHKQRQG; encoded by the coding sequence ATGAAAGTTCGATCAAGCGTCAAGCGAATCTGCGAACACTGTAAGACAGTACGTCGTCGCGGTCGCGCATATGTGATTTGTTCAGCCAATCCTCGCCATAAGCAGCGTCAGGGTTGA
- the rpsH gene encoding 30S ribosomal protein S8: protein MMTDPIADLLTRIRNAMHVERPFVDMPTSKMKVRLVQALEREGYVWEHEIVEEEGMPAPTLRIPLKYGPNGEHVIQHIERISKPGRRVFVKVSEMQEVRQGLGISILSTSSGVLSNREAHKQGVGGELLCQLW from the coding sequence ATGATGACCGACCCGATAGCTGATCTGCTCACCCGTATTCGCAACGCAATGCATGTCGAACGCCCGTTCGTCGACATGCCGACGTCTAAGATGAAAGTCCGACTCGTTCAGGCGTTGGAACGCGAAGGATACGTCTGGGAACATGAGATCGTCGAAGAAGAGGGAATGCCTGCTCCAACGCTGCGAATTCCTTTGAAGTACGGCCCTAATGGCGAACACGTAATTCAACACATCGAACGAATCAGCAAGCCGGGTCGACGGGTATTTGTCAAAGTGTCGGAGATGCAGGAAGTTCGTCAGGGATTAGGCATTTCTATCTTGTCGACATCCAGCGGCGTTCTAAGCAATCGTGAAGCTCACAAACAAGGTGTGGGTGGAGAACTTCTCTGCCAGTTGTGGTAG
- the rpsE gene encoding 30S ribosomal protein S5: protein MSSNDSQRDSGESVIQIRRCACVVKGGRRFSFAALVVTGDRNGRVGYGYGKAKEVPLAVEKATKAANRSQQSFSIVEGTIPHQVIGTYRASRVLLLPAKPGTGVIAGECVRLVLESVGMTDILTKSYGSPNPLNLVKATFDALSQLQTREEVSRLRGVSLS from the coding sequence GTGTCTTCAAACGATTCACAACGCGATTCCGGCGAATCGGTCATTCAAATCCGTCGCTGTGCCTGCGTGGTCAAAGGTGGACGACGTTTTAGTTTCGCTGCACTGGTTGTTACTGGTGACCGAAACGGCCGAGTCGGCTACGGGTATGGCAAGGCTAAAGAAGTACCGTTGGCCGTTGAAAAAGCAACGAAGGCTGCGAATCGGTCACAGCAGAGCTTTTCGATTGTCGAAGGCACGATTCCTCATCAGGTAATCGGCACCTATCGAGCCTCTCGAGTTTTGCTGTTACCTGCGAAGCCCGGTACGGGTGTGATCGCCGGCGAATGCGTTCGCCTGGTGCTCGAATCCGTGGGCATGACTGATATCTTGACAAAGAGTTACGGATCGCCAAATCCATTGAATTTGGTAAAGGCGACGTTTGATGCGTTGTCGCAGCTACAGACACGCGAAGAAGTCAGTCGACTGCGGGGAGTTTCATTGTCATGA